A window of Nicotiana tabacum cultivar K326 chromosome 24, ASM71507v2, whole genome shotgun sequence contains these coding sequences:
- the LOC107826401 gene encoding peroxidase 22.3-like: MVSRSFLFLHVLIMFCLAVMAFSELSDDFYEDVCPEALPTINRVVKAAIQKERRMGASLLRLHFHDCFVNGCDASILLDQTATIDSEKTARANNNSARGFEVIDKIKSEVDKACGRPVVSCADILAVAARDSVVALHGPTWEVKLGRRDSTTASRTMANNDIPSPFMDLPALINNFKNQGLDEEDLVALSGGHTLGFAQCFTFRDRIYSETNIDSTFASQRQANCPRSGGDSNLASLDPTPALFDSKYFSNLVSKKGILHSDQALFSGGQTDDLVKTYSTNLGTFSKDFTESMIKMGNIKPLTGNQGQIRVNCRKVN; the protein is encoded by the exons ATGGTTTCACGTAGCTTCCTCTTCCTTCATGTGTTGATCATGTTTTGTTTAGCAGTCATGGCATTTTCAGAATTATCAGATGATTTCTACGAGGATGTTTGTCCTGAAGCTTTACCAACAATTAATCGGGTTGTTAAGGCTGCAATCCAGAAAGAGAGACGAATGGGCGCTTCTCTGCTACGTCTGCATTTTCATGATTGTTTCGTTAAT GGTTGTGATGCTTCGATTCTTCTTGATCAAACGGCTACTATTGATAGTGAAAAGACTGCTAGAGCTAATAACAATTCTGCTAGAGGATTTGAGGTGATTGATAAAATCAAATCCGAGGTTGATAAAGCTTGTGGACGTCCGGTTGTATCTTGTGCGGACATCTTGGCAGTTGCAGCTCGTGATTCTGTAGTTGCT CTACATGGACCAACATGGGAAGTGAAATTGGGAAGAAGAGACTCCACTACAGCAAGTAGAACCATGGCCAACAACGACATCCCATCTCCATTCATGGACTTACCTGCACTTATCAACAACTTCAAGAATCAAGGCTTGGATGAGGAAGACCTCGTCGCGCTCTCGGGTGGCCACACATTAGGGTTTGCTCAGTGTTTCACCTTTAGAGACCGCATATACAGTGAGACTAACATTGATTCCACCTTTGCAAGCCAACGACAAGCCAATTGTCCACGTAGTGGAGGTGATTCTAACCTTGCTTCCCTTGATCCAACACCTGCTCTTTTCGACTCGAAATATTTTAGTAACTTGGTGTCCAAGAAAGGGATTTTACATTCTGATCAAGCATTGTTTAGTGGAGGCCAGACTGATGatcttgttaagacatatagTACCAACCTTGGGACTTTCTCTAAAGATTTCACTGAGTCTATGATTAAGATGGGAAATATCAAGCCATTGACCGGGAACCAAGGCCAAATTCGTGTCAACTGCAGGAAGGTGAACTAA
- the LOC107826400 gene encoding peroxidase 22.3-like: MTKNSFIFLHVLVMFSLSSMAFSNYLSAYFYDFVCPEALPTIKRVVEDAVKQERRMGASLLRLHFHDCFVQGCDASILLDQTETIDSEKTARANNNSIRGFEVIDQIKSEVDKACGHPIVSCADIVAVAARDSVVALGGPTWEVQLGRRDSTTANRTMANNDIPPPFLDLPALINNFKNQGLDEKDLVALSGGHTLGFAQCFTFRDRIYNETNNIDSTFASQRQADCPRSGGDSNFASLDPTPALFDSEYFRNLLCNKGLLHSDQALFSGGKTDNLVQIYSTNLGTFAKDFAESMIKMGNIKPLIGNQGQIRVNCRKVN, translated from the exons ATGACTAAGAATAGCtttatttttcttcatgttttagTCATGTTTTCTCTGTCAAGCATGGCATTTTCGAATTATCTTTCAGCTTATTTCTACGATTTTGTTTGTCCCGAAGCTTTGCCAACCATAAAACGGGTTGTTGAAGATGCAGTCAAGCAAGAGAGGCGAATGGGCGCCTCTCTCCTACGTCTACATTTTCATGATTGTTTCGTTCAA GGATGTGATGCTTCAATTCTTCTTGATCAAACGGAGACTATTGACAGTGAAAAGACTGCTAGAGCTAATAACAATTCTATTAGAGGATTTGAAGTGATTGACCAAATCAAGTCGGAGGTTGATAAAGCTTGCGGACATCCTATTGTATCTTGTGCGGACATTGTGGCAGTTGCAGCTCGTGACTCTGTAGTTGCA TTAGGTGGACCAACATGGGAAGTGCAACTGGGAAGAAGGGACTCCACCACAGCAAATAGAACCATGGCAAACAACGACATCCCACCTCCATTCTTGGACTTACCTGCACTTATCAACAACTTCAAGAACCAAGGCTTGGATGAAAAAGATCTCGTCGCGCTCTCCGGTGGCCATACACTAGGGTTTGCACAATGTTTCACCTTCAGAGATCGCATATATAACGAGACTAACAACATTGATTCCACTTTTGCAAGTCAACGCCAAGCCGATTGTCCACGTAGTGGAGGTGATTCCAACTTTGCTTCCCTTGATCCAACACCAGCTCTTTTTGACTCGGAGTATTTTCGTAACTTGTTGTGCAACAAAGGGCTTCTGCACTCTGATCAAGCACTGTTTAGTGGTGGAAAAACTGATAATCTCGTTCAAATATATAGTACCAACCTTGGGACTTTTGCTAAAGATTTCGCTGAGTCTatgattaaaatgggaaatattAAGCCATTGATAGGGAATCAAGGTCAAATTCGCGTAAACTGCAGGAAGGTGAACTAA